From a single Planctellipticum variicoloris genomic region:
- a CDS encoding carbon storage regulator: MLILTRRPNERIEIGDKQITVTVLEVHGGRVRLGIEAPSSVGIRRQEVTRAPRSEFEFAEPLASAGQQF; this comes from the coding sequence ATGTTGATCCTGACCCGCCGGCCCAATGAACGGATCGAAATCGGCGACAAGCAGATCACGGTGACCGTGCTGGAAGTGCACGGAGGCCGCGTGCGGCTGGGGATTGAAGCCCCGAGCAGCGTGGGAATTCGTCGCCAGGAAGTCACCCGGGCTCCAAGGAGCGAGTTCGAGTTCGCCGAGCCGTTGGCGAGCGCTGGACAACAATTCTGA
- a CDS encoding DUF1559 domain-containing protein: protein MTRSRRSGFTLIELLVVIAIIAILIALLLPAVQQAREAARRTQCRNNLKQLGLAIHNYHDNYGCIPIADVNGSSTPISAHARLLPGMDQAPLFNLVNFNVPYNHVNNDPVRVIQVPAFLCPSNTDGLPSTLGGRNNYYWNAGNGIVMYDSGLTGQPAANGVIYHTRKIAFRDVTDGLSNTAAMAEKMTGDGSNGVSSPRTDTFQPGTYPTTPDEALQQCNAMDPADLSKQGYSNVGAPWLQQYHSTNQYNHVLPPNGRSCMYPPGRISTTANSQHTGGVHMLLCDGSVRFISENLDLKIWRSLGSVAGSEVLGEF from the coding sequence ATGACTCGTTCCCGCCGCTCCGGTTTTACTCTGATCGAACTGCTGGTGGTGATTGCGATCATCGCCATCCTGATTGCGTTGCTGCTGCCCGCAGTCCAGCAGGCCCGCGAAGCGGCCCGTCGGACGCAGTGCCGGAATAACCTGAAGCAATTGGGCCTGGCGATTCACAACTATCACGACAACTACGGCTGCATTCCGATCGCCGACGTCAACGGGTCGTCGACGCCGATCTCCGCCCACGCCCGCCTGCTCCCCGGAATGGATCAGGCTCCTCTGTTCAACCTGGTGAACTTCAATGTTCCCTACAATCACGTCAACAACGACCCCGTGCGCGTGATTCAGGTGCCGGCATTCCTCTGTCCCTCCAACACGGACGGACTCCCGTCCACGCTGGGAGGACGGAACAACTATTACTGGAACGCCGGCAATGGCATCGTCATGTACGACTCGGGGCTGACCGGCCAGCCGGCCGCCAATGGCGTCATCTACCACACGCGCAAGATCGCCTTCCGCGATGTCACCGATGGTTTGAGCAACACCGCGGCGATGGCCGAGAAGATGACCGGCGACGGCTCGAATGGCGTTTCGAGCCCGCGGACGGATACCTTCCAGCCGGGAACCTATCCGACCACCCCGGACGAAGCCTTGCAGCAGTGCAATGCGATGGACCCGGCCGATTTGTCGAAGCAGGGCTACTCGAACGTGGGAGCCCCGTGGCTGCAGCAGTACCACTCCACGAACCAGTACAACCACGTCCTGCCGCCGAACGGCAGGTCGTGCATGTATCCTCCGGGCCGGATCTCGACGACCGCCAACAGTCAACATACCGGCGGCGTCCACATGTTGCTCTGCGATGGCTCCGTGCGATTTATTTCCGAGAATCTGGACCTCAAAATCTGGCGGTCTCTCGGCAGCGTCGCCGGTTCCGAGGTTCTCGGCGAATTCTAA